One part of the Desulfovibrio sp. genome encodes these proteins:
- the bioA gene encoding adenosylmethionine--8-amino-7-oxononanoate transaminase yields the protein MPAAEGKTMQLSRPLSGLFVAGSGTDVGKTVVTAALLRALLLAGVRVQAVKPVQTGVAPQEAHTAPLADARVYANAVAGLTQGEEILPAEALHCFALPASPHLAAAREGVRLSVAELHKDIMRHWQSGSAAMLLLEGAGGLRVPLNEREDMLDLMASVGTPVLLVGGNYLGGLNHVLLSLDALRHSGLQVAGVVLVPAADPAAGCPGVDVQAMLADNAAMLRQRMQQQGVDAPLVELPRLVRLDTAGWQTLADHLEPLTRRLVSELHDAERSIAPDQALVVRDHKTVWHPYASAAQPPLLSAASRTRANRIVLAEGRELVDGMSSWWAAVHGYNHPRLMEALRSQAGRMPHVMFGGLTHEPAVALAERLLRLMPVGLERVFFADSGSVAVEVALKMALQYQQGRGATGRTRFLTPRGGYHGDTFGAMSVCDPVTGMHSLFSAMLPQQIFMERPSCRFDQPFDPTSLNDARRIFAERGSEVAAVILEPVVQGAGGMWFYHPEYLRGLAELCREAGALLIFDEIATGFGRTGKMFAAEWAGVTPDILCCGKALTGGVMTLAATACTGHVAQSICAGGNVFMHGPTFMANALACAVAYASLDLLEEENWQQQVEQLETYLREGLAPCAGLEGVADVRVLGGIGVVETCEPVNTLSLQRYFVQHGVWIRPFNRLVYLMPPYITPAEDVAQLCAVVAGALRAGAHLMEQ from the coding sequence TAAAGCCCGTGCAGACTGGTGTTGCGCCGCAAGAGGCCCACACGGCTCCTCTGGCTGACGCGCGGGTTTACGCCAACGCCGTGGCTGGCTTGACCCAAGGTGAAGAAATACTGCCCGCCGAAGCCCTGCACTGTTTTGCCTTGCCAGCATCGCCGCATCTTGCGGCTGCGCGCGAAGGCGTACGGTTGAGCGTGGCAGAGCTGCACAAGGATATTATGCGCCACTGGCAGTCTGGCAGCGCAGCAATGCTGCTGCTTGAAGGCGCTGGCGGGCTGCGCGTGCCACTCAACGAACGCGAGGACATGCTTGACCTCATGGCTTCAGTTGGTACGCCGGTGCTGCTTGTGGGCGGTAATTATCTGGGCGGCCTCAACCATGTTTTGTTGTCGCTTGATGCCCTGCGCCACAGCGGCCTGCAAGTGGCTGGTGTAGTGCTTGTGCCTGCCGCAGACCCTGCAGCTGGGTGCCCGGGGGTGGATGTGCAGGCCATGCTTGCCGACAATGCCGCCATGCTGCGTCAGCGTATGCAACAGCAGGGTGTGGATGCCCCACTTGTGGAGCTGCCCCGCCTTGTCCGTCTGGACACTGCAGGATGGCAGACGCTGGCCGATCATCTGGAACCGTTGACAAGACGTCTGGTTTCAGAGCTCCATGATGCAGAACGCAGTATTGCGCCTGATCAGGCCCTTGTGGTCCGCGACCACAAGACCGTATGGCATCCCTATGCCTCTGCCGCACAGCCGCCGCTGCTCAGTGCGGCAAGCCGCACGCGCGCCAACCGCATTGTGCTGGCTGAAGGCAGGGAGCTTGTGGACGGCATGTCCTCGTGGTGGGCGGCGGTGCACGGCTACAACCACCCACGGCTCATGGAAGCCCTGCGCAGTCAGGCCGGGCGCATGCCCCATGTGATGTTTGGCGGTTTGACTCACGAACCTGCCGTGGCGCTGGCCGAAAGGCTGTTGCGCCTCATGCCCGTGGGGCTGGAACGCGTATTTTTTGCTGATTCCGGCTCTGTGGCGGTGGAGGTGGCGCTGAAAATGGCTCTGCAATATCAGCAGGGCAGAGGCGCAACCGGGCGCACCAGGTTTTTGACCCCTCGCGGCGGCTACCACGGCGATACGTTTGGTGCCATGTCGGTGTGTGATCCTGTTACGGGTATGCACAGCCTGTTTAGCGCAATGCTGCCCCAGCAGATATTTATGGAGCGTCCCTCCTGCCGTTTTGACCAGCCTTTTGACCCGACCAGTCTCAACGATGCCCGCCGTATTTTTGCAGAGCGCGGGTCTGAGGTCGCAGCGGTTATTCTGGAGCCAGTGGTGCAGGGGGCGGGCGGCATGTGGTTTTACCACCCCGAATACCTGCGAGGGCTTGCCGAGTTGTGCCGTGAGGCCGGGGCCCTGCTGATATTTGATGAAATCGCTACCGGTTTTGGCCGCACGGGCAAGATGTTTGCGGCGGAGTGGGCTGGCGTAACACCAGATATATTGTGCTGCGGCAAGGCACTGACCGGTGGCGTGATGACGCTTGCTGCCACTGCCTGCACGGGGCATGTGGCGCAGAGCATCTGCGCCGGGGGCAATGTTTTTATGCACGGCCCCACCTTTATGGCCAATGCCTTGGCCTGCGCGGTTGCCTACGCCAGTCTTGACCTGCTGGAAGAAGAAAACTGGCAGCAACAGGTGGAGCAGCTTGAAACCTATCTGCGCGAGGGGCTTGCCCCCTGCGCCGGACTTGAGGGCGTGGCCGATGTGCGTGTACTGGGCGGCATTGGCGTGGTGGAAACATGCGAACCCGTAAACACCCTGTCCCTACAGCGCTATTTTGTGCAGCATGGGGTGTGGATCAGACCTTTCAACAGGCTTGTGTATCTTATGCCGCCCTATATCACACCAGCAGAGGATGTGGCGCAGCTTTGCGCAGTGGTGGCCGGGGCCCTGCGGGCCGGGGCGCACCTGATGGAGCAATAG